In the Miscanthus floridulus cultivar M001 unplaced genomic scaffold, ASM1932011v1 os_1099_1_2, whole genome shotgun sequence genome, one interval contains:
- the LOC136533690 gene encoding uncharacterized protein: MKGCPSVFSHVADPLEADDWLRAVEKQLNIAQYNDTEKVLFASSQLQGATQDWWESYQYGRTNNAPAITWQEFREEFRAYHILEGLMELKQEFRALKQGSMSVAEYRDKFAQLSRYAPNKVADDTDEQR, translated from the coding sequence ATGAAGGGATGTCCTTCGGTGTTCAGTCACGTTGCTGATCCCTTGGAGGCAGACGACTGGCtacgtgctgtggagaaacaactgaacatagcacagtACAATGACACTGAAAAGGTGCTCTTTGCTTCTAGCCAACTACAGGGAGCAACCCAAGATTGGTGGGAGTCATACCAGTATGGACGtaccaacaatgctcctgctatcacttggcaggaatttaggGAGGAGTTCAGGGCATATCACATCCTAGAAGGATTGATGGAGCTAAAACAGGAGTTTAGGGCCCTGAAGCAAGGGTCTATGTCTGTAgcagagtatcgtgacaagtttgctcagttgtcacgttatgctcctAATAAGGTGGCAGATGATACCGATGAGCAGCGTTGA